One genomic segment of Marinobacter sp. F4206 includes these proteins:
- a CDS encoding DUF2252 domain-containing protein: MGKLKRLGVANDMLAISKAKGLALRRVVPLEDHAEVEGIKHRPDPIAILIGQDQMRVQQLVPIRHGRMRVSPFAFYRGAAAIMASDLSRGVSTNICVQLGGDAHLANFGLFNGADRRLVFDVNDFDETAPGPFEWDLKRLATSVTIAAQGLNLPIKKIGSATRAAVRGYRETMGQAILISPLDLHYFRLEVDSLLNEVGHKEQKQAKKTIAKASRKTSLRALDKLTEVVNGQRRIVADPPVIVRIDDSLESIGRERLEEFFDAYLATLAPHRAAVIRRYRFVDMAHKIVGVGSVGTRCFILLLESDQGEPLFMQFKEATQSVLEPYVGDAGFAQAGERVVRGQRLMQSTGDILLGWSSYKRENGSRADFYIRQLWDGKGSANIDSMTSDELKRYASHCGKALALAHARTGDAAMISGYLGDDETADYVLADFADRYADLNVADHADHERAIDTGRLSAKSDC, from the coding sequence GTGGGAAAATTAAAGCGCCTCGGCGTTGCCAATGACATGTTAGCCATAAGCAAAGCTAAGGGCCTTGCTTTGCGCCGGGTTGTGCCGCTGGAAGACCACGCTGAAGTCGAAGGGATCAAGCACCGTCCTGACCCCATCGCGATTCTCATCGGGCAAGACCAGATGAGAGTTCAGCAACTCGTCCCCATCCGTCACGGTCGGATGCGGGTTTCACCCTTTGCCTTCTATCGTGGTGCCGCAGCAATTATGGCATCTGATCTTTCGCGGGGCGTGTCCACTAATATCTGCGTTCAGTTGGGCGGAGACGCCCATTTGGCAAACTTTGGGCTTTTCAATGGTGCTGATCGTCGGTTGGTATTTGATGTGAACGACTTCGACGAGACGGCGCCAGGGCCTTTCGAGTGGGACCTGAAGCGTTTGGCGACCAGCGTTACGATCGCGGCTCAGGGCCTGAACCTGCCAATCAAGAAAATCGGCTCGGCGACCCGGGCAGCTGTACGAGGGTATCGCGAGACAATGGGGCAGGCCATATTGATAAGCCCTCTGGACCTGCACTATTTTCGCTTGGAGGTTGATTCGCTCCTCAATGAGGTCGGCCACAAGGAGCAGAAACAGGCGAAGAAAACCATCGCCAAGGCATCGAGGAAGACCAGCCTGCGCGCCTTAGACAAGCTAACCGAGGTTGTAAACGGACAGCGCCGGATCGTCGCTGATCCGCCGGTTATTGTAAGGATTGACGATAGCCTCGAGTCAATCGGACGCGAACGACTTGAAGAATTTTTCGACGCCTACCTGGCCACCTTGGCACCTCATCGGGCCGCGGTCATCCGTCGCTATCGGTTTGTCGACATGGCGCACAAAATTGTTGGCGTTGGCAGCGTCGGAACACGTTGTTTTATTCTGTTGCTCGAGTCAGATCAGGGTGAACCTCTCTTCATGCAGTTCAAAGAGGCCACACAGTCGGTACTCGAGCCCTATGTAGGTGATGCCGGGTTCGCCCAAGCTGGGGAACGAGTGGTGCGTGGGCAGCGATTGATGCAGTCGACCGGCGACATTCTTCTGGGGTGGTCTAGCTATAAGCGCGAAAATGGCTCCAGGGCTGACTTCTACATCCGACAGTTGTGGGACGGCAAAGGCTCCGCAAATATCGATAGCATGACGTCAGATGAGCTGAAGCGTTATGCGAGTCACTGCGGAAAGGCTTTGGCACTGGCCCATGCCCGAACCGGTGACGCCGCCATGATCAGCGGCTACCTTGGTGACGATGAAACCGCGGACTATGTTCTCGCCGATTTCGCTGATCGGTACGCTGACTTGAATGTTGCCGACCATGCAGACCATGAACGTGCGATCGATACTGGCCGACTTTCTGCTAAAAGCGACTGTTGA
- a CDS encoding HdeD family acid-resistance protein has product MTLINSINQDIKKAKLIGICLVVAGILCLLAPFAVGLSITWIVGIFLLVGGIAQLIAVFLARSFRDNLMPSILGAIAFIVGCYLTFSPASSLGVLTLILAGYFLVTGAMEAIWAFSARPATGWGWLFFSGVITFILGLMIWMQFPLSGVWAVGTLVGVHLILSGWIFFAIAGSVQQA; this is encoded by the coding sequence ATGACACTCATCAATTCAATTAACCAGGATATCAAGAAGGCAAAATTAATAGGAATTTGTCTCGTGGTTGCCGGCATTCTTTGTTTGCTGGCGCCCTTCGCGGTAGGCCTGTCGATTACCTGGATCGTCGGAATTTTCTTACTTGTTGGCGGCATCGCACAACTTATTGCGGTATTCCTGGCCAGATCTTTCCGGGACAATCTGATGCCTTCGATATTAGGGGCAATTGCTTTTATCGTTGGCTGTTACCTGACGTTCAGCCCCGCTTCATCACTGGGCGTGTTGACCCTGATTCTCGCGGGATATTTTTTGGTAACCGGCGCAATGGAAGCCATATGGGCGTTCTCGGCAAGGCCTGCGACCGGATGGGGATGGTTGTTTTTTAGCGGCGTTATCACCTTCATACTTGGCCTGATGATCTGGATGCAGTTCCCGCTATCAGGCGTTTGGGCTGTAGGTACGCTGGTTGGTGTGCATTTGATCCTGAGCGGTTGGATCTTTTTTGCCATTGCGGGCTCTGTTCAGCAAGCCTGA
- a CDS encoding serine hydrolase: MQQTTATQERTLLEEFQNGFPSKLENQTRAAGYMGLFAGGDVSAYFNMRASEFMNTAVLPSRQPVMPLGSRPMPEIGSIKAETINDGEMTLDQFLARSDLYAQGYLVVHKGEIVYEQYPRMNPEDAHLWMSCAKPTAGLIVDMLISEGKIDENQPITTYLTEFKNTDWDGITTRDVLDMATGMDLEDTTESRFDPDNVARRVYEAELGFSNVNRGVELLADVLKSTKAKSKPGQAFEYASGLTQVLVLLAEAVEGERWPQMFDRRVWSKVGAESALQFHLTPDGIAAAHGLVSSNLRDFARFGMLYTPSWNKIAVEKVVSDEILARIRSEVRTHDFIMAGFDGPVFADYHGTDNFIANSRQWDLVWPDGDLWKGGLMTQGLYVSPARDLVIVYFSVNNDDHSTHRFARPIATSGLFDH, from the coding sequence ATGCAACAGACAACTGCCACGCAAGAAAGAACGCTTCTCGAAGAATTCCAGAACGGTTTCCCTTCCAAACTTGAAAACCAGACCCGCGCAGCCGGTTACATGGGATTGTTCGCAGGCGGTGATGTGTCCGCCTATTTCAACATGCGCGCATCGGAATTCATGAATACCGCCGTGTTGCCATCACGTCAGCCGGTGATGCCTTTAGGCAGTCGCCCGATGCCGGAGATCGGCTCAATCAAAGCCGAAACCATCAATGACGGAGAAATGACACTCGATCAGTTTCTCGCGAGATCCGATCTTTACGCTCAAGGCTACCTCGTCGTTCACAAGGGCGAGATCGTGTACGAACAGTATCCGCGGATGAATCCGGAAGACGCCCATCTGTGGATGTCCTGTGCCAAGCCGACGGCCGGACTGATCGTTGATATGCTCATCAGCGAAGGCAAGATCGATGAAAACCAGCCTATCACCACCTACCTGACCGAGTTCAAGAACACCGACTGGGATGGCATCACCACGCGGGACGTCCTTGATATGGCCACCGGCATGGATCTTGAGGATACAACCGAATCCCGGTTCGATCCCGATAACGTCGCCAGGCGGGTGTACGAGGCGGAACTCGGCTTTTCAAATGTCAACCGGGGGGTCGAGCTGTTAGCGGACGTGCTTAAAAGCACCAAGGCGAAGAGCAAACCCGGACAGGCGTTTGAGTATGCGTCCGGTCTCACGCAAGTGCTGGTATTACTTGCCGAGGCCGTGGAGGGTGAGCGCTGGCCGCAGATGTTTGATCGAAGAGTCTGGTCGAAAGTGGGCGCAGAGTCTGCGCTACAATTTCACCTGACGCCCGACGGGATTGCGGCCGCGCATGGATTGGTCTCAAGCAATCTGCGGGATTTCGCCCGCTTCGGCATGCTGTACACGCCCAGCTGGAACAAAATTGCGGTCGAAAAAGTGGTTTCTGACGAGATCCTGGCGCGTATTCGCAGTGAGGTCAGAACCCATGATTTTATCATGGCCGGGTTCGACGGCCCGGTGTTCGCTGATTATCACGGAACGGACAACTTTATTGCCAACAGTCGCCAGTGGGACCTTGTATGGCCAGACGGTGACCTCTGGAAAGGCGGCCTCATGACACAGGGGCTCTACGTGTCACCAGCGCGGGATTTGGTGATCGTCTACTTCAGTGTCAACAACGACGACCATTCAACCCATCGCTTCGCGCGCCCTATCGCCACTTCGGGTCTGTTCGATCACTGA
- a CDS encoding potassium channel family protein translates to MISISLIVNSYRLLKTVVRGLHRDAEFRVLLFFITILVIGGTLFYHHVEGWSVLDSVYFCISTMATIGFGDFAPSSPASKVFTIIYSILSIGCFVALCSKIAVIIVNDSLQTAKRIKGKRTKRSDSGH, encoded by the coding sequence ATGATATCGATCTCATTGATTGTAAATAGTTATCGGTTACTCAAAACGGTTGTTCGCGGCCTGCATCGTGATGCTGAGTTTCGAGTATTGCTGTTCTTCATCACTATCCTCGTGATTGGTGGCACCCTTTTTTACCACCACGTAGAAGGCTGGTCCGTTCTCGACTCTGTTTACTTCTGCATCTCGACCATGGCCACGATTGGCTTTGGTGACTTCGCCCCGTCCAGTCCCGCCTCCAAAGTTTTCACGATCATTTACTCCATACTGAGCATTGGTTGCTTCGTCGCGCTCTGCTCGAAAATCGCTGTGATAATCGTGAACGATAGCCTTCAAACTGCGAAAAGAATCAAGGGAAAAAGAACCAAACGAAGTGATTCCGGACATTGA